A window of Juglans regia cultivar Chandler chromosome 7, Walnut 2.0, whole genome shotgun sequence contains these coding sequences:
- the LOC108987346 gene encoding pectinesterase-like — protein MPISSRSKLGNNSWVVSVLSVLVTTEILLFVGLAAGSLLPATTAPISSSHFSQFSSGDNIFSAYCKRAPHKAACESMLSSVLTTTSTTTAPPQTLADLFDHSVKYSMGQAHSARALAYNLSLSYPGNLIGGGMNDCLELLEDSLDQLSNVVNRENTPSTSIDDDVRTWLSAALTNQAACLESLENYRFKVGKGVMDAKAQNLSHFISNSLNLYMSTKPKEAAKKSSTRSSTGGSRKMLSEDFPTWVSAAERKLLEASIGEIEANAVVAKDGSGTHGSIGEALELVASLADGGRTVIHVKAGTYRENLNIPTKQHNVMLVGDGKGLTVIVGDKNSDDGWTTFRTATVAAMGDGFIARDITFVNTAGPAKHQAVALRVGSDKSVIFRCSILGYQDTLYTLSKRQFYRETDIYGTVDFIFGNSVAVFQNCGIYVRKPASGQDNFITAQGRSSPDENTGISIHNCKIEAASDLAPVQSKFATYLGRPWKQYSRTVIMQSSLGGLIHQAGWSPWSGSFALKTLYYGEYMNSGPGASTSGRVKWPGYHSSLTSAEAQTFTVAGFIAGNLWLPSTGVSFDSGLLG, from the exons ATGCCGATCTCCTCTCGTTCAAAACTAGGAAATAACTCATGGGTAGTCTCAGTACTATCTGTGTTGGTAACCACTGAAATCTTGTTGTTTGTTGGATTGGCAGCTGGATCTCTGCTGCCAGCAACAACTGCACCAATATCATCTTCCCATTTCTCCCAATTCTCTTCTGGAGACAACATTTTCTCAGCTTATTGCAAGCGCGCCCCCCACAAAGCAGCTTGTGAATCCATGCTGTCATCGGTGCTAACTACAACAAGTACTACTACTGCGCCCCCACAAACCCTAGCAGATCTGTTTGACCACTCGGTCAAGTACAGCATGGGCCAGGCTCACTCGGCTCGAGCCCTTGCTTACAACCTTAGCCTTTCCTACCCCGGCAACCTAATTGGCGGCGGCATGAATGACTGCCTCGAGTTGCTCGAGGACAGTCTAGACCAGCTCTCCAATGTTGTCAACCGCGAGAATACGCCTAGCACCAGCATCGATGATGATGTCCGGACATGGCTTAGTGCTGCTCTTACTAATCAGGCAGCATGTCTCGAAAGCCTTGAGAATTATCGATTTAAGGTAGGGAAAGGCGTGATGGATGCTAAGGCTCAAAATTTGAGCCATTTCATTAGCAACTCCCTAAACCTTTACATGTCTACCAAGCCAAAGGAGGCGGCAAAAAAGTCGAGCACAAGATCAAGTACTGGTGGCAGTAGAAAAATGTTGTCGGAGGATTTTCCGACGTGGGTGTCGGCGGCAGAACGGAAGCTTTTGGAAGCTTCGATAGGAGAGATAGAAGCAAATGCAGTGGTGGCAAAGGATGGGAGTGGGACGCACGGGAGCATAGGAGAGGCACTTGAGCTGGTGGCATCATTGGCGGATGGGGGTAGGACTGTAATTCACGTAAAAGCAGGGACTTATCGGGAAAATCTAAACATTCCCACTAAGCAACATAATGTCATGTTGGTTGGGGATGGAAAGGGCCTAACAGTCATTGTTGGTGATAAGAATTCTGATGATGGCTGGACCACTTTCCGGACTGCCACCgttg CCGCCATGGGAGATGGATTTATAGCTCGAGACATTACATTTGTGAACACTGCGGGCCCGGCAAAACACCAAGCTGTTGCCCTTCGTGTTGGTTCCGACAAGTCGGTGATTTTCCGATGCTCCATCCTCGGTTACCAAGACACCCTCTACACTCTCTCCAAACGCCAGTTTTATAGAGAAACCGACATCTATGGTACAGTAGATTTCATATTCGGCAACTCCGTGGCCGTCTTCCAAAACTGTGGCATATATGTGAGGAAGCCTGCGTCAGGGCAGGACAACTTCATCACAGCGCAAGGTCGGAGCAGCCCAGATGAAAACACCGGCATTTCGATCCATAACTGTAAGATAGAAGCAGCATCCGACCTCGCTCCTGTGCAGTCGAAGTTTGCTACGTATCTTGGAAGGCCATGGAAGCAGTATTCGAGGACGGTAATCATGCAGTCGTCTCTGGGTGGGTTAATTCACCAAGCAGGATGGTCGCCATGGTCGGGATCTTTTGCCTTGAAAACGCTGTACTATGGGGAATACATGAACTCAGGGCCTGGTGCCTCCACTTCTGGTAGGGTTAAGTGGCCTGGCTATCATTCTTCTCTCACGTCTGCTGAAGCTCAGACTTTTACCGTCGCAGGTTTTATCGCCGGAAATCTTTGGTTGCCCTCCACCGGGGTGTCTTTTGATTCAGGACTTCTTGGATGA